In Methanosarcina barkeri MS, a single window of DNA contains:
- a CDS encoding flippase — MFWQISFTAIGFLSTMYFAHTAGASILGSYFLFLAYYGIFNMVTDGGFGGAVVKRISEGEDPNAYFSAYFILRLIFTITGILILLVFKDYFVDLNNSRIFAWMLLLLFVSAIAGPISSGVAGKGKMGIRNTCEGISNISRVMIQIPAIYLGYETVGLVGGMVAGVILAAIIEFRFFDLYLVRFKWKHIKSLFVFSFWLFLTSSGVLVFSQADTIFIGYFMNTENVGIYRVILQFTGIAAFSSNALRMTLWPRVSQWGKTKELYFVEESLPRAISYSLVLAIPVLLGGILLGDRLLYSFYGADFAQGYYVLIILLAVQVVNVFQYFFTMYLDALNHPQESFKVTAVGVGANIALNIILIPLIGINGVAIATLVTMTLNALLAWHALSRYMTIRLERQSLSNIMISSIVMGVIVGVYRLFVPLSNVWITILAVAIGGMTYGFLILKFDKKVYTEMKDIIEKVGIGFVWPGWL, encoded by the coding sequence TTGTTCTGGCAGATCTCATTCACAGCCATAGGCTTTTTGAGCACCATGTACTTCGCACATACGGCAGGTGCTTCAATTCTCGGTTCATACTTCCTGTTTTTAGCATACTATGGAATTTTTAACATGGTTACTGATGGGGGGTTTGGTGGAGCCGTAGTTAAGCGTATTAGCGAAGGTGAAGATCCGAATGCGTATTTTAGCGCATATTTTATACTCCGACTAATATTCACGATAACTGGAATACTGATTTTGCTAGTGTTTAAAGACTACTTTGTGGATCTTAATAACTCACGCATATTTGCCTGGATGTTGTTATTATTATTCGTCTCAGCGATTGCAGGACCAATCTCAAGTGGGGTTGCCGGCAAAGGCAAGATGGGAATACGCAACACCTGTGAGGGAATAAGCAACATTTCACGCGTAATGATTCAGATCCCGGCAATATATCTTGGATATGAAACCGTAGGTCTGGTCGGGGGAATGGTAGCTGGTGTGATCTTAGCAGCAATAATTGAATTCCGTTTTTTTGACTTGTATTTAGTACGCTTCAAATGGAAGCATATAAAGAGTTTATTTGTATTTTCGTTCTGGCTATTTTTAACGTCTAGTGGAGTACTTGTATTTTCACAGGCAGATACTATCTTCATAGGTTACTTTATGAACACTGAAAATGTAGGAATTTACAGAGTAATACTCCAGTTCACAGGAATTGCCGCATTTAGCTCAAATGCTCTGAGAATGACGCTCTGGCCCAGAGTCAGCCAATGGGGTAAAACCAAAGAGCTCTATTTTGTTGAAGAGTCACTGCCTCGTGCGATCAGCTACTCATTGGTACTGGCAATTCCCGTACTCTTGGGTGGTATATTGCTGGGGGATCGTCTTCTATATTCATTTTACGGTGCAGACTTTGCCCAGGGTTATTATGTATTGATAATATTACTTGCTGTACAGGTTGTCAATGTATTCCAGTACTTTTTCACGATGTATCTGGATGCTCTGAATCATCCTCAAGAATCATTTAAGGTCACGGCAGTTGGTGTTGGAGCAAACATTGCATTGAACATAATACTTATCCCGCTCATAGGTATAAACGGAGTAGCAATAGCGACGCTGGTAACAATGACTTTGAATGCCTTACTCGCCTGGCATGCTTTATCTAGGTATATGACAATAAGACTGGAGCGTCAAAGTCTGTCTAACATTATGATATCTTCGATTGTAATGGGGGTGATTGTTGGTGTATATCGGTTGTTTGTGCCACTTTCCAATGTATGGATTACGATACTGGCTGTTGCTATCGGCGGAATGACATACGGTTTTTTAATATTAAAATTTGATAAAAAAGTGTACACTGAAATGAAAGATATCATAGAGAAGGTCGGAATAGGGTTTGTTTGGCCAGGCTGGTTGTGA
- a CDS encoding mannose-1-phosphate guanylyltransferase/mannose-6-phosphate isomerase, with the protein MTVIKSIILAGGSGTRLWPLSREMYPKQFLKFGNASLFQETVLRCLDISDISEIFVVTNEAQKFFVIGQIEEIGYSIPPENVLIEPEGKNTLPAIFFGMRIIENKYGRSVVGIFSSDHVLDRAAMQTIASAEYLASDYLVTFGVVPVFPHTGYGYIKPSEACGPGYRVSEFREKPNRETAEKYIQEGCLWNSGMFLFDTELFFDEVKKYAPSVFTCFENGNDINEIYSCVDKISVDYGIMEKSYRVAVVKLEQKWSDLGNFAAIYDEFEKDPVGNVVHECDPLMLNSDGNLVYSSCGKLVSLIDVKDMVIVDTSDALLVCPKSSSQKVKDIVSTLKDRNDERAYIGQTVYRPWGTYTLLEVSPEHKIKNITVLPDHKLSLQLHYHRSEHWVVVKGMACVEVSGQQFFLRPGESTFISAGEKHRLSNPGKIPLEIIEVQLGELVDEADIVRFDDVYGRS; encoded by the coding sequence ATGACAGTTATAAAATCCATAATTCTTGCAGGCGGTTCAGGAACACGCCTCTGGCCTCTCAGCCGGGAAATGTATCCCAAGCAGTTTTTAAAGTTTGGAAATGCGTCTCTTTTTCAGGAAACCGTCCTTCGGTGTCTTGATATTTCTGATATTTCCGAAATTTTCGTTGTAACGAATGAAGCTCAAAAATTTTTCGTAATCGGACAGATTGAGGAAATAGGATACTCAATCCCTCCAGAAAATGTCTTAATCGAGCCTGAAGGCAAGAATACTCTCCCTGCGATCTTCTTTGGAATGAGAATAATTGAAAACAAATATGGGCGTTCTGTAGTAGGGATTTTTTCTTCGGACCATGTCCTTGATAGAGCTGCAATGCAAACAATTGCTTCGGCTGAATATCTTGCTTCTGATTATCTGGTTACTTTCGGTGTTGTTCCTGTTTTTCCTCACACTGGATATGGTTATATTAAACCCTCAGAAGCCTGTGGGCCAGGTTACAGGGTTTCTGAATTCCGAGAAAAACCGAACCGGGAAACTGCAGAAAAATATATTCAGGAAGGCTGCCTCTGGAACAGTGGTATGTTCCTTTTTGATACCGAACTTTTCTTTGACGAAGTTAAAAAATATGCACCTTCTGTTTTCACCTGTTTTGAAAACGGAAATGATATTAATGAGATTTATTCGTGTGTGGATAAGATTTCCGTTGACTATGGGATAATGGAAAAATCCTACAGAGTCGCAGTTGTAAAACTTGAGCAGAAATGGAGCGATCTGGGAAATTTTGCAGCAATTTATGACGAGTTTGAAAAGGACCCTGTAGGAAATGTAGTCCATGAATGTGATCCTCTGATGCTGAACTCCGATGGAAATCTCGTATATTCAAGTTGCGGTAAGCTTGTTTCGCTCATTGATGTTAAAGACATGGTTATTGTTGATACTAGTGATGCTCTCTTAGTCTGCCCTAAATCCAGTAGCCAGAAGGTTAAGGATATTGTCTCAACTCTTAAAGACCGGAATGATGAAAGGGCATACATAGGTCAAACTGTTTACAGGCCCTGGGGCACGTATACCCTACTTGAAGTTTCTCCGGAGCATAAGATTAAAAATATAACCGTACTTCCTGACCATAAGTTAAGCCTCCAGCTGCACTACCATCGTAGTGAGCACTGGGTGGTTGTTAAAGGTATGGCCTGTGTGGAAGTAAGCGGACAGCAGTTTTTCCTGAGACCTGGCGAGAGTACTTTTATCAGTGCAGGTGAAAAACACAGATTGTCCAATCCGGGAAAAATTCCGCTTGAGATTATTGAAGTGCAGTTAGGGGAGCTTGTAGACGAAGCGGATATTGTCAGGTTTGATGATGTTTATGGGAGGAGCTGA
- a CDS encoding sulfide/dihydroorotate dehydrogenase-like FAD/NAD-binding protein, which translates to MAYKVLKKEEIAPSVHRVVIEAPDVAKAAKAGQFIILRINEKGERIPLTIADFDKEKGTVAIIFQEMGKTTKQLAKLSAGEFLEDVVGPLGTPSDVRKLGTVILVGGGVGVAPAYPQAKAYSKAGNKVISIIGARNKDLLILEKEMKDASSELYIATDDGSKGHHGFVTDIMKQILDSGEEVARVVIIGPPIMMKVGTGVASPYNVEILVSLNSIMVDGTGMCGGCRVTVDGKTRFTCVDGPEFDARKVDFVQLMNRLAMYRGEETKAVEKYDDECRCGLH; encoded by the coding sequence ATGGCATATAAAGTATTGAAAAAGGAAGAAATCGCTCCGTCGGTGCACAGGGTGGTAATAGAAGCCCCTGACGTAGCAAAGGCTGCAAAAGCCGGACAGTTCATAATTCTCAGAATTAATGAAAAGGGAGAAAGGATACCCCTTACTATTGCCGACTTTGACAAAGAGAAAGGCACAGTAGCCATAATATTTCAAGAGATGGGCAAAACTACAAAACAGCTTGCAAAGCTTTCTGCAGGCGAGTTTCTTGAAGACGTCGTCGGACCTCTTGGCACTCCTTCCGATGTAAGAAAACTTGGTACTGTTATCCTTGTAGGTGGCGGAGTAGGAGTTGCACCGGCTTATCCCCAGGCAAAGGCTTATAGCAAAGCGGGCAACAAGGTAATTTCCATTATAGGAGCCCGGAACAAAGACCTTCTCATCCTTGAAAAGGAAATGAAGGATGCCAGTTCCGAACTGTATATCGCAACCGATGACGGATCAAAAGGACACCACGGATTTGTTACCGATATAATGAAACAGATTCTGGATAGCGGGGAAGAGGTTGCAAGAGTTGTAATTATTGGACCCCCAATAATGATGAAAGTAGGGACAGGAGTAGCTTCTCCCTATAATGTTGAAATTCTGGTAAGCCTTAACTCTATTATGGTAGACGGGACAGGTATGTGCGGCGGCTGCAGGGTTACAGTTGACGGAAAAACCAGATTTACCTGCGTTGACGGGCCTGAATTTGATGCACGGAAAGTTGATTTTGTTCAACTCATGAACAGGCTTGCAATGTACCGCGGCGAAGAGACAAAAGCTGTGGAAAAATACGATGACGAATGCAGGTGTGGACTGCACTAA
- the gltA gene encoding NADPH-dependent glutamate synthase has protein sequence MQELNGEKTVKAKKERTPMPEQPAEERRKNFNEVALGYTKEDALAEASRCLSCKEPKCVEGCPVNVDIPGFIKLVCEEDFAGAIEKIKGTNALPAICGRVCPQETQCEALCVLGKKGQPVAIGRLERFCADYERQQGVKVPEVPKPTGKKVAVVGSGPAGLTAAADLAKLGHKVTVFESLHKAGGVLSYGIPEFRLPKEIVRQEVEYIEKLGVEFKPNYIIGRIKTLDELCDEFDAVFMGTGAGLPNFMGIPGENFNGVYSANEFLTRVNLMKAYDPEYDTRVRLGRHVVVVGGGNVAMDSARSALRLGAEEVSIVYRRGEEEMPARREEIEHAKEEGITFRLLTNPVRILGDDKFNVTAVECIKMKLGEPDKSGRRRPVPVEGSEFTIPAEVVVIAIGTSPNPMIFKGSEGLDKNKKGTVVADEETGATSKCGVFAGGDVVTGAATVISAMGAGKKAAKAIDEYLKEQ, from the coding sequence ATGCAAGAATTAAATGGAGAAAAAACCGTAAAAGCAAAGAAAGAAAGGACCCCTATGCCAGAACAGCCTGCGGAAGAGCGCAGGAAGAACTTTAATGAGGTAGCTCTCGGCTACACGAAAGAAGATGCTCTTGCCGAAGCCTCCCGCTGTCTATCCTGCAAGGAACCGAAATGTGTTGAAGGCTGCCCTGTGAATGTGGATATTCCGGGCTTTATCAAGCTTGTCTGCGAGGAAGACTTCGCAGGGGCAATAGAGAAGATTAAAGGCACAAATGCCCTTCCTGCCATCTGCGGTCGTGTCTGCCCCCAGGAAACTCAGTGTGAAGCTCTCTGCGTACTCGGAAAGAAGGGACAGCCAGTTGCTATCGGAAGGCTCGAACGTTTCTGCGCTGATTATGAGCGCCAGCAGGGAGTAAAGGTTCCTGAAGTTCCGAAACCTACAGGAAAGAAAGTAGCTGTTGTAGGTTCAGGGCCTGCGGGTCTCACTGCCGCAGCAGATCTTGCAAAGCTGGGCCACAAAGTCACTGTTTTTGAATCTCTACACAAAGCCGGCGGAGTTCTGAGTTACGGCATTCCGGAGTTCAGGCTGCCAAAGGAAATTGTTCGGCAGGAAGTTGAGTACATTGAGAAACTCGGAGTAGAGTTCAAGCCCAACTATATCATCGGCAGGATCAAGACCTTAGACGAGCTCTGTGACGAATTTGATGCGGTCTTCATGGGCACTGGCGCAGGTCTCCCGAACTTTATGGGAATTCCAGGCGAAAACTTCAACGGCGTTTACTCTGCAAACGAGTTCCTGACCCGTGTAAACCTCATGAAAGCCTATGACCCTGAATATGATACCAGAGTCAGGCTTGGAAGGCACGTTGTGGTGGTCGGTGGCGGAAATGTGGCAATGGATTCCGCTCGCTCAGCCCTCCGCCTGGGCGCTGAAGAAGTCAGCATAGTCTATCGCCGTGGGGAAGAAGAGATGCCAGCCCGCAGGGAAGAAATCGAGCACGCAAAAGAAGAAGGTATAACCTTCAGGCTCCTTACAAACCCCGTCCGCATTCTTGGCGACGATAAATTCAATGTTACCGCAGTCGAATGTATTAAAATGAAACTCGGCGAACCTGACAAATCAGGCAGAAGAAGACCTGTCCCTGTAGAAGGTTCGGAATTCACTATTCCTGCCGAAGTTGTTGTTATCGCCATAGGCACGTCCCCGAACCCCATGATTTTCAAAGGCTCGGAAGGCCTTGATAAGAACAAAAAAGGCACTGTTGTCGCAGACGAAGAAACCGGTGCGACCTCCAAGTGCGGAGTCTTTGCAGGCGGAGATGTTGTCACAGGCGCAGCAACCGTTATCAGTGCAATGGGCGCTGGCAAGAAAGCCGCAAAAGCAATTGATGAATATTTGAAAGAACAGTGA
- a CDS encoding pentapeptide repeat-containing protein has translation MARVIDIFYKCYEKQRQYPKIWIFLGVIIVVWLFFWFPHWEVAKYGITDPKDVSDAENSHRSTLAQILGGVAVGIGLYYTWRRVNIAENSLKHSQETLVANQKIAQDNLKVLQEGQITERFTRAIDQLGAIDQLGNPAIEIRLGGIYALGRIADESKKDYWPIMEILTAYIRMNSNCQFNENDIKTEVVTKVIRDNDNKCPKVLEVTNFSVDINAALTIIGKHEKPVTVINGESNHLLSLVGTYLKGAELISGHFEDVSFRRANLKGANFSYCFFNCAYFGEAHLEGANLSKSNFSEGSFYKAHLEGANLIEAHLESTFFREANLEGTKLLGAYLENADFEGTCLKGVKNLTIDQLSKVKTLYNARLDDELRIPLEKKYPELFTKNGKNSRSRRTVVENNTGLAAGETLELKN, from the coding sequence TTGGCGAGAGTAATAGATATTTTTTATAAATGCTATGAGAAACAAAGACAGTACCCTAAAATATGGATTTTTTTGGGTGTTATAATCGTTGTATGGTTGTTTTTTTGGTTTCCACATTGGGAAGTAGCTAAATATGGAATAACAGATCCTAAAGACGTATCTGATGCAGAAAATAGTCACCGTTCTACTTTAGCTCAAATATTAGGTGGTGTTGCTGTTGGTATCGGTCTTTACTATACATGGCGGCGGGTTAATATCGCCGAAAATAGTTTGAAACATTCTCAGGAGACTCTTGTAGCTAATCAAAAAATTGCTCAGGATAATCTAAAAGTACTGCAGGAAGGACAGATTACTGAACGCTTCACTAGGGCTATTGATCAGTTAGGAGCTATTGACCAATTAGGTAATCCAGCAATTGAGATTAGATTAGGTGGAATATACGCTCTTGGAAGAATCGCAGACGAATCGAAGAAAGACTATTGGCCAATTATGGAAATTTTAACAGCGTATATTAGAATGAATTCGAATTGTCAATTTAACGAAAATGATATAAAAACCGAAGTTGTGACAAAAGTTATTCGAGATAATGACAACAAGTGTCCCAAAGTACTAGAAGTAACAAATTTTTCAGTCGATATTAATGCGGCTCTTACAATTATCGGAAAACATGAGAAGCCGGTTACTGTTATTAATGGAGAGAGTAATCATCTTCTAAGTTTAGTTGGAACTTATCTTAAAGGAGCTGAACTTATATCGGGTCATTTTGAAGATGTAAGCTTTAGGCGAGCTAATCTTAAAGGAGCTAACTTTAGTTATTGTTTTTTTAATTGTGCTTATTTTGGAGAGGCTCACCTTGAAGGAGCTAACCTTTCGAAATCTAATTTTTCAGAGGGTTCCTTTTATAAAGCTCATCTTGAAGGAGCTAATCTTATTGAGGCTCATCTCGAAAGTACATTCTTTAGAGAAGCAAATCTTGAAGGGACTAAACTTCTAGGAGCTTATCTTGAAAATGCAGACTTTGAAGGGACTTGTCTGAAAGGAGTTAAAAACTTAACAATTGATCAGCTTTCTAAAGTAAAAACGCTTTACAATGCGAGATTAGATGATGAGCTTCGTATACCACTAGAAAAAAAGTATCCTGAACTTTTTACAAAAAATGGTAAAAACTCCCGGTCCAGAAGAACAGTCGTGGAAAATAATACAGGCCTGGCCGCAGGAGAGACTTTAGAGTTAAAAAACTGA
- a CDS encoding type II toxin-antitoxin system RelE family toxin, protein MTFKVFIKAKVLDDLPQSRKKQVAEALKDLKNGFQGGNKCRIEGYKEDVYRLRIGNYRAFYTVDFEENAIVCF, encoded by the coding sequence ATGACCTTTAAAGTTTTCATAAAAGCAAAAGTTCTTGATGACCTGCCACAAAGTAGAAAAAAACAAGTTGCTGAAGCTTTAAAAGATCTAAAAAATGGGTTTCAGGGCGGTAATAAGTGCAGAATAGAAGGTTATAAAGAAGATGTGTACCGTCTTCGAATCGGGAATTACAGGGCGTTCTATACCGTTGATTTTGAAGAGAATGCAATTGTTTGTTTTTGA
- a CDS encoding nitroreductase family protein — MPVKGDNKVINTILNRRSVREFTDKPVSKEDINTILNAGHWAPSGLNNQPWRFIVIRNRETIQKLSECTHYTGIVAGAPLLIATFLDNETSYNRTKDLEAIGAAIENMLLTCCDLGLGGVWLGEILNQKEKVNSILDCPSDLELMAVLAIGEPVPKERTSTRRALSEIVFDEKYGQKWEE, encoded by the coding sequence ATGCCAGTAAAAGGAGATAACAAAGTCATTAACACTATCCTTAACAGACGGAGCGTCCGGGAGTTTACGGACAAACCTGTTAGCAAGGAAGATATCAACACTATCCTTAATGCAGGCCATTGGGCTCCTTCCGGATTGAATAACCAGCCCTGGCGTTTCATTGTTATTCGAAACCGTGAGACTATCCAGAAACTCTCGGAATGCACTCATTACACAGGTATCGTGGCAGGGGCTCCTCTGCTTATTGCGACTTTCCTGGACAATGAAACTTCTTACAACAGGACAAAAGATCTCGAGGCAATAGGGGCTGCAATCGAGAATATGCTCCTCACCTGCTGTGATCTTGGCCTTGGTGGGGTCTGGCTTGGAGAAATCCTGAACCAAAAAGAGAAAGTCAATTCCATTCTGGACTGCCCTTCCGATCTTGAGCTAATGGCAGTTCTTGCAATCGGGGAACCGGTCCCAAAAGAAAGGACTTCAACACGTAGAGCTCTATCCGAAATAGTGTTTGATGAAAAGTACGGCCAGAAGTGGGAAGAGTAA
- the ilvC gene encoding ketol-acid reductoisomerase, whose translation MAKIIYDNETTFDALKDKTIAIMGYGSQGHAHARNLHESGLNVIVGLRKSSSSWAKAENDGLKVMTVAEAAKAADVIMVLLPDENQASVYYSEIAPNLEAGNALAFAHGFNIHYNQIVPPKDVDVFMAAPKGPGHIVRRTYTEGIGVPALIAVYQDATGHARDIALSYVKGIGATRAGVYETTFREETETDLFGEQVDLCGGLSSLIKTAFETLVEAGYQPEMAYFETCHEVKLIVDLIYEGGLERMWHSVSNTAEYGGMTVGPRIINDESREAMREALKRIQNGEFAKEFVLEGMVNHPVLKAMERQEKEHQLEVVGKQIRANIPWLNKKIDDD comes from the coding sequence ACGAAACTACTTTTGATGCACTTAAGGACAAGACTATCGCAATAATGGGCTACGGAAGCCAGGGTCACGCTCACGCCCGCAACCTCCATGAGTCAGGGCTTAATGTTATTGTTGGGCTCAGAAAAAGCAGTTCAAGCTGGGCAAAAGCCGAGAATGACGGCCTGAAGGTCATGACTGTGGCAGAAGCTGCAAAAGCTGCAGATGTTATCATGGTCCTCCTTCCGGACGAAAATCAGGCCTCGGTTTATTATTCTGAAATCGCACCAAATCTGGAAGCCGGTAATGCACTTGCTTTTGCACACGGCTTTAATATTCACTACAACCAGATTGTCCCCCCAAAAGACGTTGATGTTTTCATGGCTGCTCCCAAGGGACCTGGTCACATTGTCAGAAGAACCTATACCGAAGGTATCGGAGTCCCGGCTCTTATTGCAGTCTATCAGGACGCAACCGGACATGCCAGGGACATTGCTCTCTCATATGTCAAGGGAATCGGTGCAACCAGGGCAGGTGTCTATGAAACCACTTTCCGTGAGGAAACCGAAACCGATCTTTTCGGAGAACAGGTTGACCTTTGCGGAGGACTTTCATCTCTTATCAAGACCGCTTTTGAAACACTTGTTGAGGCCGGATACCAGCCTGAAATGGCTTATTTCGAAACCTGCCATGAAGTCAAGCTCATTGTTGACCTTATCTATGAAGGTGGGCTTGAGAGAATGTGGCACTCTGTTTCAAACACTGCAGAATACGGCGGTATGACAGTCGGCCCCAGGATTATTAATGATGAGTCCCGCGAAGCCATGCGTGAAGCCCTTAAAAGAATTCAGAACGGCGAATTTGCCAAGGAATTCGTGCTCGAAGGCATGGTCAACCACCCAGTACTCAAAGCCATGGAACGCCAGGAAAAGGAACACCAGCTTGAGGTTGTCGGAAAGCAGATCCGTGCAAACATCCCCTGGCTCAACAAGAAGATTGACGATGACTGA